Proteins found in one Triticum aestivum cultivar Chinese Spring chromosome 4D, IWGSC CS RefSeq v2.1, whole genome shotgun sequence genomic segment:
- the LOC123100444 gene encoding exonuclease mut-7 homolog: protein MGFIKEFMEVQAHGNTKLHVIHTNDLHKAATTIEQYERHLEFERHKIVGVDVEYTNDVGEDQKPALVQLSVGKDHPVLLFQLSAADKNCTRFDNFLADPRYTFVGFSINGDIEMLGCVGLEIVHFVDIQKEWRVPTATKPLDSLGDVSGIIVHDYYNNMNKKLTNAEHQRWARMPLSMRHIEYAAKDAYAAYEIWSRLTIIQDGLRRAKLEKEQTRKRVRSWGDYDY, encoded by the coding sequence atgggattcatcaaggaattcatggaggtgcaggcccacggcaacaccaagttgcacgtgatCCACACCAACGACTTGCACAAGGCGGCGACCACCATCGAGCAGTACGAGCGACACCTCGAATtcgagcgccacaagatcgtcggagttgatgtggagtacaccaacgacgttggcgaagatcagaaaccagccctcgtccagctctccgtcggcaaggatcatccggtgttgctcttccaactgagcgccgccgacaagaactgcaccaggttcgacaacttcctcgccgaccccagatACACGTTTGTTGGCTTCTCCATCAACGGCGACATAGAGATGCTCGGGTGCGTCGGACTAGAGATCGtccacttcgtcgacatccagaaggaatggAGGGTGCCTACAGCTACCAAGCCTCTGGACTCCCTTGGGGATGTCTCAGGCATCATTGTccacgactactacaacaacatgaataAGAAGCTCACCAACGCAGAGCACCAGCGCTGGGCGCGCATGcccctgtccatgaggcacatcgagtatgCGGCAAAAGATGCTTACGCTGCGTATGAGATATGGAGCCGCCTCACCATCATCCAGGATGGCCTTCGCCGGGCAAAACTCGAGAAGGAGCAGACCAGGAAGCGCGTAAGGTCCTGGGGCGACTACGACTACTGA